A region of the Bombus pyrosoma isolate SC7728 linkage group LG15, ASM1482585v1, whole genome shotgun sequence genome:
AAAGAAAGATACGTAAAAATTCGAAGGCTAAAAACGAACGAGATACGTCTGTAACAAGGTACACGTGTCACGAATGATTCTGAGCTTTCTCCCGAACGAAACAGgagattttttttctttttttcgctAACGAGAGGTCATGGCCTTTTTTCAGGGCGTCACTGCGCTTCACATCGCGGTTAGTGACAGGAACACGCCAATGGTGGAGTATCTCCTGACTCATCCGGACATCGATCCGAGTGACACGCATCTACACGCCATCAGGGACAACGAGATAAAAATCGCCATGATTATTTTGAACAAACTGAACGATCTGTCACCCGGATTGGAGTACGCCGGTATAACGCGAAGCTCCGATTTCCCGGACGAAGCCACGCCACTGGCGATCGCTGCTCAATACGGACACTTCGAGATGATCAGTATGCTTCGAAACAGGCTTCACTTCCTTCCGAAACCTCATCCACCTAGCTGCAATTGCAAAGAGTGCAAgtagggaaaaagaagaaaaagaattaatcaATGTTAAGAGTAAACGGACCCTTTTACGCAGAGCCCTATAGCAACTCACGATGATTCGAAAGTTGGAGAAAATCGTAGtcgaaacattttcatctTCGATGAGATTCAGCTCCGCTCGTACTgggtatattttatttctgctgTTTCTTCCACGATGCTTCTTCGCGGCTTGTTAAATGTAGCGTGTAACgtaactaatattattttaattatttacttactgTTCGTGGATGGGTATATCATTCGGCAAATTCGGCCTCGGTTACGTCCGCGTCAGAGTCAAAGCGTTTTGAAGATATTTGTATCTCCAACGATCCCCTATCGTCGCTGTTTAAATTACcatgaaaatgtaaagtatCTGCGAGAACGAGGTACCTCGtttcttgcaaatttttatgttttgtcTCTGATATGGATCAGCCAATTGACGAAAGCATCGATAGATTGGGAAAAGTATCCGTAGTATTGGAATCCATCTACCATGGATAGATAGATGGATTtctttagatttattatttcaagagGATTGGGGAATTCGTTTTGCCCGACCAAGTGGTTTGGAAGTTTTCTGCAAAATAGCTGTAAGACTAAGAAGGGATTGTAgcttgataattttaatgatcTTATAATGTAAGAGCTGTTCTATGGGTTAGAAGCCTTTTACGCGATAAGGGTAGCAACATCCTGGGAA
Encoded here:
- the LOC122575894 gene encoding transient-receptor-potential-like protein, with protein sequence MSQEVDQSTLPRESAVMISYLQELEKHFFELVAHGNVPDVREFLENNPQFNINAVDFQGVTALHIAVSDRNTPMVEYLLTHPDIDPSDTHLHAIRDNEIKIAMIILNKLNDLSPGLEYAGITRSSDFPDEATPLAIAAQYGHFEMISMLRNRLHFLPKPHPPSCNCKECK